The following DNA comes from bacterium.
TTCCGACGCCATTACGGCGCTGCGCGAAGCGCCATAGCCCCCTGTTTTTTTCCTTGCGCGACCGCGCAATCCGGAGTTCTTTATTCCGGATTCCAACCGCTGCCGGTCCGGCAGCAACACTGACGATCACAAGGAGGTGAATGCGATGCGCAAGCGCATCAGGGCCATGTTAGGCGCCGCGGCGATGACATTCGTGCTCTCGGCGCTGGTGACGGTGCTGGCCGCCGATTCGGTCGGGGCCTGTCGCTCGTGCCAGAAGAAGTACAATTGTCCAGCGGGGTACTGTTATGTGGACTGCGAGAACTGCTGCTACCTCTGGCATGGCACCGTCTACTGCTTCAAGTGATCGGCCCGCAGGGGCACTCGACACTACGCCCTGTCCGCCGTCGCGGACAGGGCGTTTTTGTCGCTGACTGGCGATCTCTACGCTTTCGGTTTGACGTAGGCCTTGGTAATGCGGACCGGGGTCAGCGGGCGTTCGCGTTGCGCCGGGGTCTTGGCGATTTTCTGCACCACATCCATCCCTTCGATCACCTCGCCGAAGGCGGTGTACTTGCCGTCGAGACTGGCGGCGCGTCCGAGACAGATGAAGAACTGCGAACCGGCGGAGTTGAGAAACTCGGGCCGCTCCGGCTCGCCCGGTTTGGCGAGCGGGTCGACTTTGCGCGCCATCGACAGAATGCCCTCATCGTGCTTGATGGTGGTGGAGAATTCGGCCGGCAGCGTGTATCCGGGGCCTCCGGTGCCCGCGCCAGTGGGGTCGCCGGCCTGGATCACAAAGCCGGGAACCACACGATGGAAGAGCAGGGAATCGTAGAAGCCGCGGTTGATTAAGTAGACGAAATTCTGGCAGTGCTTCATGGCGACATCGGGCCACAGCTCGATCGTGATGTTGCCCATTGAGGTCTCAAACACCACGATCGGCTTTTCTTCGGCATCGAACGTGACATCCTTGTATGGCGCCGTGGGATCGATGGGTTTGGCGGGCGCAACCGCGACGGCGGTATCCTGCGGCGCCCCCGGCGCGGTGTCAGCGGGAGTTTCGGTGACGGCAGCCGTGTCGCCGAGCGGCTCTCTCACGGCGCCGGCGGGGGGAGTTGGGGTGGTCGTATCGACCACCACCGGCGTGTCGGTGGGTCTGGCGGCCGGCAGGGAATCGGTCTTGGCCGTGTCGCCGCGCATCTGCGCGGCACGGACGCGGGCGGCGACATTGTCGGCGGCCCGTCGCGCCGAATCGGCCTCGGCCTCCATGGCCCTGCGCGCCTCGGCCTGCTTGATGCTGTCAGTCACCGGATCGCTTTGCGCCCGTGCCGCATGCGGCGTCGATCCGACGAAGACTGCGGCCATGATGCCGACAAGGGTCAACCACGTGCAACTACGCTTGGTGAGTCTCATTCCTTCGGTCTCCTCTGCCCTGCCCTGACGCTACCGGGGCCAATCAAGCCCGTTGATGCGCCGGCGGCAACACCTTTCTACCCCAGGCGCCGCGCCCGGCCGACGCGCATCGCTTCGACGATAACAAATCGTCGGCAACGCTCAAGCAAAAGGCCGTCCCTGGAGCGCAGGGACGGCCCTTTGAGAATGAACGCGGAAGGCCGATTAGCCCTTTGGTTCCATGTAGACTTTGGTCATCAACACGGGGGTCACCGGACGGTCGCCGGGCCCGGTCTTGACCTTGCCGATCGCCTCGACCACGTCGAGACCCTCGACCACCTTGCCGAAGATGGTGTACTGCTTGTCGAGGTTCTTGGTGCGCTCGCGCGAAAGGCAAATGAAGAATTGCGAGCCCGCCGAGTTCGGATCGGGCGTGCGCGCCATCGAGAGAATGCCCAGATCGTGCTTGAGCGTGTCGGAGAACTCGGCGGGGATGGTGTAGCCCGGGCCGCCCATGCCGGTGCCCTGCGGGTCGCCGCCCTGGATCACGAAACCGGGGATGATGCGGTGAAACGACACCGAATCGTAGTAGTGCTTGCCGACGAGATAGACAAAGCTCTGGCAGTGCTTGGGGGCGACATCGGGCCACAGCTCGAGGACCATCTTGCCCATGGTGGTCTCCACGACGACACGCGGCTTTTCGCCCTTGGCGAATGTGATGTGCTTGTACGGCGCTGCGGGATCCACCGCCACCTCCGGTTTGGGTTTGACCTCGCGCGATTCGGCGGGGGCCGTCTTGTTGTCCTGGGCGGCGACCGGGCCGGCCAGGAGCGCCAGGGACGTCAACGACAGCGTGGCGACGGAACAGACCAGCGTCGACCAGCGATGCGAACCTCTCATGGACAATCCTCCTTGGGTTTTCATTGGAAATCGGGGGCCATCAAGTCACGGCACCGCATTTATACCCTGCGCGCATCGAATGGTTCGGTCCGCGGCGCCCCCGTCAATGAGAGCGGACCGGAACCTCATCGATGATGCGCAGCCGATTTTTAGCGCGGTGGAACGCGGCGGTGGCGCGGTCGATGTCCCACGCTTGGTCGCCCTGCGCCGCATCACGGAG
Coding sequences within:
- a CDS encoding peptidylprolyl isomerase, giving the protein MRLTKRSCTWLTLVGIMAAVFVGSTPHAARAQSDPVTDSIKQAEARRAMEAEADSARRAADNVAARVRAAQMRGDTAKTDSLPAARPTDTPVVVDTTTPTPPAGAVREPLGDTAAVTETPADTAPGAPQDTAVAVAPAKPIDPTAPYKDVTFDAEEKPIVVFETSMGNITIELWPDVAMKHCQNFVYLINRGFYDSLLFHRVVPGFVIQAGDPTGAGTGGPGYTLPAEFSTTIKHDEGILSMARKVDPLAKPGEPERPEFLNSAGSQFFICLGRAASLDGKYTAFGEVIEGMDVVQKIAKTPAQRERPLTPVRITKAYVKPKA
- a CDS encoding peptidylprolyl isomerase, with product MRGSHRWSTLVCSVATLSLTSLALLAGPVAAQDNKTAPAESREVKPKPEVAVDPAAPYKHITFAKGEKPRVVVETTMGKMVLELWPDVAPKHCQSFVYLVGKHYYDSVSFHRIIPGFVIQGGDPQGTGMGGPGYTIPAEFSDTLKHDLGILSMARTPDPNSAGSQFFICLSRERTKNLDKQYTIFGKVVEGLDVVEAIGKVKTGPGDRPVTPVLMTKVYMEPKG